AGGAAGAATATAATTTTTTTATGGCAGTATTATTTCCTGCAGAACAATTAAAAATTCTTCCTTACAACAGAGTTATTTTCGAATTGAAGGGAATGTCGGAAAATCAATTTATTGAAAAAATTAAAACTAATTTTTCTATCGAAAGTTCGGATTTAGCTGCACCCAAAAATGTAAAAAATATTTGTATGTATATTTCAAATAAATGGTATTTGTTAAAGCCAAATGATAATGTAAAAAAAGCTGAAAATGTTGGCGGAAATTTGGATGTAAGCATTTTAGAAAATTATTTACTTAAACCGATTTTGGGAATTGAAGATATTAGAACCGATACAACTATTGATTTTATTGGTGGAATTAGAGGTACTGCGGAATTAGAAAAATTAGTAAACAGCGGAAAAGCAAAAGCAGCATTTTCAATGTATCCGGTTTCAATTGAAGATTTGATAAATATTTCCGATGCCGGAGAGATTATGCCACCAAAATCAACTTGGTTTGAACCAAAGTTGAGAGATGGATTGGTTGTTCATACAATTTAAATAATCTTAATCATAATCTTACTCTTAATCTTCTTTTTAAAAAATAAGGGAAAAAGGATGAGTAAGATTAAGAATAAGATTAAGAAAAAAAGTTAAAGTAAGACAAATAAAATGAAAGAAAAGATTTACTATTTCGATCATGAAAAATTAATTGTTTATCAGAAATCTTTAGAATTTCTTAAGTGGTTAAATGTAGTTTTAACCAAAGTTGAGAAAAGATATTCAGTATATGAACAATTAGAAAGAGCTTCAACATCAATAATTTTGAATATTTCAGAAGGCAATGGTAAGTTTACAAGTAAAGATAGATGTAGATATTTTGATATTTCGCGCGGTTCGGCATTAGAATGTTCTGCTGGATTAGATATTTTAGTTACAAAAGATATTTTAACCTCTGAAGAAATTAAATTTGGAAAAGATTTACTGAAAGAAATTGTTTCAATGTTAATAGGATTAATTAAAAGTAATTCTACAAGAATTCACGAACCAGAAGTGGAATATAATTCTGATAGATAATCTTTTATTTCTTAATCCTAATCTTACTCTTGCTCTTAATCTTTTTTAAAAGAATTAAGAAAAAAGAATGAGTTAGATTAAGAAAGAAAAATTATTAAGACTGAGAGATTTACAATTCAAAAATTTAATAAGGAAAATTAAAATGAGTGAAAGAATTTATAACTTTAGTGCTGGACCAGCTATTTTACCGGAAGAAGTTTTAAAAGAAGCACAAGCAGATTTTTACAATTACAAAAATACTGGAATGTCTGTGATGGAAATGAGTCACCGTTCCAAAGCTTATGAAGCAATTATTAAAACTGCGGAAGCCGATTTAAGAAAACTATTAAACATTGGAGATAATTATGCGGTGTTATTTTTGCAAGGTGGAGCAACACTTCAGTTTTCAATGGTTCCGCAAAATTTAATGCCTCCGGCAAAAAAAGCTGATTACATTCTTACTGGAGCTTGGGCTAAAAAAGCCGCTAAAGAAGCTAAGCGTGAAGGTACAGTTAATATTGCCGCTTCAACTGAAACAGAAAATTTTATTAGAATTCCTAAACAAAATGAATTGAAATTATCTTCCGATGCATCTTATGTTCATTACACATCTAACAATACAATTTTCGGAACTCAATTTAAATATATTCCCGAAACTGGAAATATTCCCTTGGTTTGCGATACATCTTCGGATATGCTGCACAACTATTTTGATGTAAATAAATTTGGATTAATTTATGCCGGCGCTCAAAAAAATATGGGACCTTCCGGAGTTGTTCTTGTAATTATTAGAAAAGATTTGCTTGAAAGAAGCAGCGATAATTTGCACACTTATATGAATTATAAAATTCATGTTGAAAATGAATCAATGTATAATACTCCAGCTACATTTGGAGTTTATATTATGGGATTGGTTTTTAAGTGGTTACTTAATCTTGGCGGACTTGAAGTTATGTATAATATGAATTTAGAGAAAGCCAACATTCTTTATGATTATATGGATGAAAGTGATGGTTATTATAAAGGTACTGCAGTTAAAGAAGATAGATCTTTAATGAATGTTACATTTAGATTGCCAAGTGAAGAATTAGAGAAAAAAATTATTGCGGAAGCAACTGCAAAAGGTTTTTCCGGATTAAAAGGACATAGATCTGTTGGCGGATTAAGAGCATCAATTTATAATGCCTTTCCCAAAAAAGGTGTGGAAGAATTAGTTGAATTTATGAAGGATTTTAAAAAGAACAATTAAAATAATATGAAAAATTGTAAAAATATTTTTTCTATCATAATATTACTTAGCGTTTGGGCTTGTTCTAGCAAGCCCGAACCTAAACTTGAACTATTTAGTCCGGAAGCGTTTGCATTCGAAGTTGATAATTCTTGGGAAGTTAATGCTACAGTTAATGCAAAAGGATTCGCCCAAAATATTGAAGAAAATAAATCTAATATAAACCTATTTTATAAAGTTGATTTGGTTACGACGGAGAATGATACAATCAAATCAATTTTCGATAAAAATATTTTACTAAATGAAAAAAAAGAAATATCCGATTTACAATTAGAAGCACAAATTGAATTGGATTCAACATTCGCGGTTGGAAATTATAATTTGGTTTTTATTGTCAGCGATGAAATTTCCAAACAAACAAAAACAATAAATATTCCTTTTAATTTAGAAAAATAATTTTTCCAAAGAAAACCAATCTAAAATTACTGATGGTTTTCGTATTGATGTTGTACTTCTCAAAAATAAAATGGAGGTGCAAAATGTTATACGAAAAATTTATCAGACTCGTAGAAGATCATGCAGATTCGATAACCAAAGAATGGATTAAAGAAGTAAAATCAAATCCATCAACATTTGGTTATAGAAAAGTTGATAATGAAATTCTTAAAACAAGAATTCATAATGTTTACCGCAGACTAGGTGTATGGATTATGAATGCAGATCCAACTGATGCAAATACAGCAGAATTTTTTATTGATCTTGGTAGACAGAGAGCTGCAGAAAATCTAAAAAATAGTGAAGTAATATTTGCTTTAATTTTAGCTCGCGTTGTTTTGTGGCGTTATATATTAAATCATGGAATAATACATTCAAGTTTGGAACTTCATCAATGTTTAGGATTTTATCAGCAGTTAAATAATTTTTTTGATAAAGCTGCATATTATGTTGCTGTTGGATATGAAAGTCTGCATTCAGTAGAACAAGAGAAAATGAAACAAGAAAAATTTGTTGATAAAACCGTAAAAGGAATTACGAATTGGTTTATTAAAACAAAAGAAATTAAATAGAATTTATTTTAAGAAAGAGTTTTCATTATATTTTTACAACAAAATCGTATCTATAAAAAAGTTAAATGTAATGAAAATTTTAATTGCTCCGGATAAATTTAAAGACTCACTTACTTCTCAGCAAGTTTGCGATGGAATAGAAAATGGAATTAAAAATATTTCATCCAAAATAAAAATTGCTAAAATCCCTTTAGCTGATGGCGGCGAAGGTTCTCTAACAGTTTTAGAAAAAATTATTCCATTTAAAAAAACTTATCTAACGGTTGCAAACCCAAAATTTAAAACAATAAAAACTTATTACGGAATTTATAAAAAATCTGCTTATATAGAACTTGCATTAACTTCCGGTCTGCAATTACTTAAAAAGAAAGATAGAAATCCAATGTTTACAACTTCCTATGGAACCGGAGAAATTATTTTAGATGCAATTTCAAAAGGAGTAAAAAGAATTTTTCTTTTTGTTGGAGGAAGTGCAACAAATGATGCGGGAATTGGAATTGCATCAGCTTTGGGTTATTTATTTAAAGATGAGCATGGAAAAATTCTAAAACCGATTGGTAAAAATTTAACTCACATAAAATCAATAGAGAACACAAATAAAGTAACTTTTGATAAGATCGAATTTATAATTCTGACCGATGTAGAAAATAATTTATTTGGTAAAAATGGTGCGTCATATATTTACGCAAAACAAAAAGGAGCTAATGATTCTGAAATTATTGAATTGGACAAAGGTTTAAGAAATTTTTCAAAAGTAGTTAAAAATAATTTAGGAATTAACATTTCTAAAATTAAAGGCGGAGGAGCTGCCGGAGGAATTGCTGCGGGACTAAATGCATTTTGTGATGCAAAAATTTTTAGCGGGATAGAAACCGTTATGAATTTATTGAAAATTGAGAAACAAATACTAAATGCAGATTTAATAATAACTGGCGAAGGTTTTTTTGACAAGCAAACTCTAAAAGGAAAAGTAGTAAATGGAATTATTGATATTTGTAACAAGCATAACAAACCAATCGGAGTTATTTGCGGTGATACAAATCTAAAGCAAAAAGATTTTAATAAGTTGAAATTGAAATTTGTCAAAACAATTAAAACAAAAGAAATCTCAAAAAAAAATGCAATGGAAAATGCATCAAAATATTTAGTAGGAATAAGTGAAGAATTAATGATTGATAAATTAAATTTAGACTAATAATTAAAATAGTTTCACTTTATTTTCAACAGATTTTAATAGCGAATTATCTTTAACAATTTTCAAAACTTTTTGAATATCAATATGCAATTCTCTATCATGATTTAAAGGTTTTACAACTTCTCTAATTTTTTTATAAGCCGCGGAAGTTCCAACTCCACATTTTAAAGGTTTAAGAAATTCAATTCCTTGGGATGCAACAAGCATTTCAATGGCAATTACAGTTTGTACATTTTGCAAAATTTGATAACATTTTCTAGATGCAATTGATCCCATTGAATTGTGATCTTCTTGATTTGCTGAAGTTGGAATCGAATCAACACTTGCTGGATGTGATAAAGTTTTATTTTCGGAAACTAATGAGGCAGCGGTATATTGAGCAATCATAAAGCCAGAATTGAGTCCGCCGTTTTTTGTTAAAAATCTTGGCAAGTTACTAAGCTGACCATTGACTAATCTTTCTATTCTTCTTTCGGAAACATTTGCAATTTCTGAAAGTGCAATTGCCATAAAATCCATTGCCAAAGCCATTGGTTGTCCGTGAAAATTTCCACCTTCAATATGATCACCTTCTGCCGGAAAAATTAAAGGATTATCATTTGCTGAATTCAACTCAATTTCAACTTTTGAACAAACATAATTAATTGCATCTTTTGAAGCGCCATGAATTTGCGGAATACATCTGAGCGAATATGAATCTTGAACGCGTGTATCATTTTCTAAATGTGATTTTCTGATTTCACTATTCTTAATTAGCGCAAGCATATTTTTTGCAGTATTTATTTGTCCATCAAACGGGCGCAAATTGTGTAAACGTAAATCGTAAGCTTTATCTGTTGCGCGTAAAGCTTCGTGACTTAACGCCGCACTTATATCAGCTTGCATCGCTAATTTTTTCGCTTGAATTGAAATGAATGCCGCAAATGCAGTCATCATTTGTGTTCCGTTAACTAAAGCTAAACCTTCTTTTGCTCCTAATTTTATTGGAGTTAAATTAAACTTTTTTAATAAATTTTTTGTTGAAACCGGTTTTGTAAAATTTGTTGTTTCACAATTTACAAAATTAAATTTTTGCGATTTTCCTTTTCCAATTAATGAAAGCACCAAATGTGAAAGCGGAGCCAAATCGCCGCTTGAGCCTACGGATCCTTGCGATGGAATAACCGGAATAATATTGTTATTTATAAATTCTAACAAAAGTTCTAAAGTTGTAAGCTTAATACCAGAATAACCTTTTGCTAAAGCGTTTGCACGAAGAAGCATCATAATTTTAATTATAAATGGAGGAAGATTTTCTCCAACGCCGGCAGCATGACTTACAATTAAATTTTCTTGCAGTTTTTCTAAATCATTCTTGGAAATTTTTACATTTGAAAACTCACCAAATCCAGTAGTTACACCGTAAATTACTTGGTCTTCTTCAATCCATTTATCAATTAATTTTCTAGTTTTTATAACATTTCGTTTTGATTCTTCACTTAATATAACTTGCGGATTTTCATTTAAGAAGAATTCAATTTTCTCTAAAGTTAATGTGTTTCCATCAATTACTAACTTTTTATTTCTTACCATTAAACAATCTCATAATTTGTTCATGAATTTGTTTCGAAGTTTTATATTCCAATGTAATTCCAAAATCATCATAAGTTGTTTTCAAATCATCAACAAGCGAATGAACTTTTGCAACTAAATTTCCTTTTGCGTGATCAGTGCGAATTTTGTTTGTAACAAAATTATGCTCATAAAATTCTAAGAAAATATTCTTAAGGCTTCCAATGTTTATTCCGCGCTCGGCAGAAATTATAATGCAATTTGGAAAATGATTTTTCACGTAATCAATTTTACTTTTATCTTCTAAAGCATCTATTTTATTAAAGATTTTGATTGTGGGTTTATTTTTGCATTCAAGACTTTCTAAAGTTTCTTCAACAACTTTTATGTGATCTTCAAAGAATGGATTTGTAATATCAATTACATGAAGAATTAAATCCGCTTCTTTTACAACATTTAATGTACTTTTAAAAGATGCAACTAAATGATGTGGAAGTTTACGAATAAATCCAACAGTATCTGTAATTAGAATTTTTTTCTTCGGCGATAATTCAAAAGAACGGGTTGTAGAATCTAAAGTTGCGAAAAGTTTATTCTCAGCAAGAACAGCGGCTTCAGTTAATAAATTTAGTAAAGTAGATTTTCCTGCATTTGTATAACCGACTAAAGTTGTTTTAATTAATTCTTCTCTGCCCAAACTTTTTGTTTTTTGCTGAGATTCAATTTTCTTTAATTTATCTTTTAGTGCACTAATTCTGGTTCTGACAATTCGTCTATCAGTTTCAATTTGAGTTTCGCCGGGACCTTTAGTTCTAATCCCGCCGTATTGTTTGGATAAATGCGTCCATGCTCTTGTTAATCTTGGCAATAAATATTGAAGCTGGGCAAGCTCCACTTGAGTTTTAGCTTCATTAGTTTTGGCGTGTTGAGCAAAAATATCTAATATTAATCCCGATCGATCTACAACTTTTCTGTTTATTAATTTTTCCAAATTCCTTAATTGTGTCGGCGTTAAATCATCATCAAAAATAATTATAGTTATTTCATTCATTTCCGCAAGTTCTGCAATTTCTTCAGCTTTGCCTTTGCCAATGTAAAATGCAGAATCCATTTTACTTTTATCTTGCACAATTTTCAGTATTGTTTCGGCTCCGGCAGTTTTCGTTAACATTTCCAGTTCAAGCAAATGTTCATCAATTCTATCATCGGATATTTCTCTTGTCTTAAGTGCAACAAGTATTGCTCTATCAATAACTATTTGGGTGGTTTCTATCATAAATTAATTTTGATTAAAATTCATTAAATCTTTTTTTGAACTTCGCGCAACAAACATTTCCAATAAAGCAATTAAAAATGCTAATAATAAAAATAATTTCCACAACTCGGTTCCGAATCTGGCATTTTTAATTTTGTTTAAATAATCTTCATTACTTTTAACAAAAGTAAAATTTTGATTAAATAACTTCTCATAAAAATATCTCAGTGAATCAATTTCAATTTTTCTTAAATCAGATTCATCCGGATTTAAATTTACATTAGCAAAATCCAATAATTTTTTATTATTGTAAAATTTATAACTTCCGGAAATTTGTGTATTCCGAAATAGAAATTTATCGTTTTTTAAATTTTGCAAATTAATTTTTTCATCAAAGTTTGGCGCAATAATTTCAAGAACTGGAAAATTATATTTTCTTACATCCAATGGAATTATATCTCCTACAATAAAATTCTGGTTTTCTTGATTTGTTGTTGAATATAAAATAATTCGTGTGATAAGCGGTGCAAAAATACTTTTGATTGGAAAATTGCCCGATTGCAATTTGGGTGAAGTTGCAAACAAAATAATTTTACCTTTTTGAAATTCGGTTTCACCCAAGAAAATATTTTCATTATTTAACTTTATAATTGAATTAAGTTTTTGATTATCAGTAAACTGTAAATACCTATAAATATTGGGTGATTCAATTTGTTGTTTATTTTTATCCGGAAATAAACTTTTGAACAATGGATGAGAAAAGTCAACAAAACCAAATTCTGCATAATTCAAATTTGTATTTTCTGTTGAAATATATTTTTGTACGGATTTTAAATTTATTTTTGCTAATAAAATATTGAATTTATTTATATCGGGATTATCATTTGGAAAAATCACAACTTTTCCATTTGAAAGTAAATAATTGTGAATTTTATCAGTATTTATATTGCCAGATGTTACTATAAAAATTATATCAAAATTGTTAAGGGTTAAAAATGCAATATTATTAATTGGCTTTTGTGTAATTTCAAATCGTTCTGAAGTACTTACCGATTTTATTGCAGAATTTAGAAATTGTATATCATCAACATTTTCATATAAAAGTAGAATATTAATTTTATCAAGCACTTCAAAATTTAAATAACATGAATTATCTTCCACAAGATTATCATCTTCAAGCACAACTTTTGCTTCAATTAAACCGGTTGATTTTAATGTAGTTTCAAAATCAACTTTATTCGTTTGGAAAGATGGAATAGAAATGTTTTTCTGTGAAACTCTTTCATTATTAACAAAAAGTGATAGGGATAAATTATCACCATTATTTTCAGAATAATTTGAAACATCAGCTGAAAAATTAAGGGATTTGTCAACTTCTATAATAGCATTATTCAGTACCAAATTTGAAACAGAAAAATTATCTTCATGTTGTTCGGAAATATCAAACGAATATATTTTAATATTTTCATCCGAAGAAACAGAATCAATATTAAAATAAAATGTATTTTTTTGAAAATCAGAAAAAACAAAAATTTCTTTATTAATATTTTGCGCTTTTGTTAAAATACTTTTTGCTTCCTCAATAGTTTTGCTTAATGGTTTTGTTAATTGAGTAATTTTAATTTCTTCTAAAAATTTTAATGCAGTATTTTTATTCGTAGTATTTTTTACCGAATCTGAAGTGGTGATAAAATAAAAATCATTTCCTTCATCAATATTGGTAATTATTTCTTTAATTATTTTTTTACTCTGATTAAATTTTGTGCCCTTATCTGTAAGATACGTCATACTTAAAGAATTATCTAAAACAAAAATTGTGCTTGATTTTGCTGAAGCAGAACTGATAATGTTTGTACCTTCAAAAGTTGGTCTTGCAAAAGCTAAAACAAGTAAAATGATTAGAAGAGTTCTTAGGAATAACAGCAGCCATTGTTTGATTTTTATTTTTTTAATTTTAGATTTTTGCAATTCTTTTAGAAAACTAACAGAACTGAATTCAACTTTTTTAAGTTTTCTAAAATTCAACAAGTGAATTAAAATTGGAATTGAAGCAGCAAGTAAACCCAATAAAATTGCGGGATTTAGAAAAACCATTAAATATCCAATTCTTTAAAAAAGAATTTAGTAAATCTTTTTAATTTGCGCACCACGAAAATAGTGCAGTAAAATTTCATCAAAACGAAAACCTTTTTCACCCATAACGGCAGCTCCGATTTGGCATAAGCCAACTCCGTGTCCCCAGCCGGCTCCAACCAATTTAAAACTTTTTGGAATATTATTTTCAATTCCACCTTTTTCAATATAAAACGCAGAACTGTATAAATGTGAATGTGAAAGTAGTTTTCTAATTTCCAATTCTTTGCCGACAATTAATGTTTTTAGTGTGCCGATAATTTTTAACTTAATAATTCTTCCGGAATATCCTCGTGAAATGGGAATTAAATCAATTATATCTCCAAAATTAATTCCACTTTTTGTTTTTATGATTTCAGAAATTTCTTCTTGAGAATAATTTACATTCCATCTATAAAAATCAGTTGTTGTTTGATCATAATTGTTTAAAACTTGTTCCAGAATTTTTGAATCTTTTGTATTACAAAATGCAACCGGTGAATTTTTTATCCATTTTACAGCAGAATCTTCGTTAGTTAAATTTGTGTTGTATCCATCCGGTTCAAACTTATAATCAACTATTGATTTCAAATATGGATGTGGTGAATTTTCCCAAACATTTTCAAAAGTTTCTGTAACTCCTCCACATGATTTCGAAAATCTTGTATCGCAGATATTATTATCAAAATATAAAACTAATCCAATTGTTGCATTAACCGCCAACTCTGCATTATGTGCATAATTTTTTGTTATTCCTTGATAACGTTGGCAATGGTCATCTGCACAAACATCAAATAAATTATGGTCTTCTCTATCATACCATTTTATTATTTCACTTTCGGAAATTATTTGCGAAGTATAACTTTTATCATTATTTATTAATTTTGTACGCTTTTCAATTTGAGCTAAAAGCCAGCTTCGAGAAATAATTGCGTGTGATTTAAGTAATTCCAACGAACTTGTAGGGCTCATTTCGGATGAAATTACACTTTGCAAATATTGTTCAACCGGAATAATATTTATAATTGTGAGTTTATCATTAGAAACAATGATTTTTAATTTTCCGGCAAAACGCTGAGTTTGCTTTTGTTCCCAATGAAAATTTAAACCAATTGTAACATTTTTCAATAAGAATGTATCAGAAATGTCATCCGTCGGAGTAAATAAAATTTCTTCCAAATTATTAAATTCAAATGAATCTGAAGTCAGTTTAATTAATTCATTTTCTATTTTCGCAGTAATTTTTCCATTAAAAATTTCTGAAGAAAAATTTGTGACAAATTCTCCGTATAAAATAAATTCTATCGATGTATCTGAAAGTATTGCTACACTTACGTTTGGTTCTTTTTTCATTAAATTAAATCGAAAAATTAGTTATGCAAAATACTATTTATAACTAGACATATCAAATTTATTAAACTTCCTAAAATCGAATAAAAACTAAATATAATTATTCTTAGCGTTTCCACTTTGAATTGAAATAATAGTAGAAAAATTTTTGGTAATATGAATTATTGATATGTAAATAAATATATTTGAATATCAAATAAAAAATTATTAAAATATGTAAGAATTAATATGATTTTATAGTAAATATTCTCAAACAAAAAAATGTTTTGAAGTAAGAAAGGTTTGATTAGAAAATCTAAAATATTCTTTTTTAAGCTAACTTTAATTTATCAGTTAACCTTAAATATATTATTCGGACAAAACATTAAACTTTCCGAAATAATGTTTGCGCCTTCATCAGAAAATTCAGAATTTATTGAAATTATTAATGTTTCTGATTCGGTTACTATTGATCTAAGCGAATTTAAAATAAAATATCATACATCATCACCAGATGAAATTATTTCATTATCAAATGAATATTTGCTAAAACCAAAACAATTTGCAATTATTTTTGAAGCTGATTATGATTTTAAATATGGAATTTACGAAGAAATTGCCTCTGGAAATTCTCTAAAATTTACTCTTGATGATAATGCATTCGGAAGTACCGGAATGGCGAATACGAGTGATAGAAATGTTTATCTTCTTAATGCCCACAATGACACAATTGATTCTTATTTATATTCAGCTGATAATGTTTTAGGACATTCAGATGAAAGAATTCAGCAAGAAAGAAATGATTGGAAAAACTCAAATATATTAAATGGAACTCCGGGTTTTATAAATTCTGTTTCTCCCAAAGAATTTGATTTAGCAATAACGGAATTTAATTTTTCGGAATATAATGTAAATATTAACGATGAAATTTCATTCGAAATAAAAATTGAGAATATCGGATTAAATAAAATTCCCGAATTTGCGTTGAATATTTATAAAGATATAAATCTAGATTCAATCCAACAGCAAAACGAAAAAATATTAACTCAAGAAATTTTCAATTTAGATTCTGCCCAAACCATTACTTATGAAGAGAATTTATCAAACATTACAAAAGGAATAAACCAATTTATTGCTGGAGTAATTTTTGTCAACGATGGAGATTCAACAAATAATAAAATAATTTCAGTTATAAACGGAATTGAAGTTAATGAAATTAA
The nucleotide sequence above comes from Ignavibacteriota bacterium. Encoded proteins:
- a CDS encoding four helix bundle protein, with translation MKEKIYYFDHEKLIVYQKSLEFLKWLNVVLTKVEKRYSVYEQLERASTSIILNISEGNGKFTSKDRCRYFDISRGSALECSAGLDILVTKDILTSEEIKFGKDLLKEIVSMLIGLIKSNSTRIHEPEVEYNSDR
- the serC gene encoding 3-phosphoserine/phosphohydroxythreonine transaminase, giving the protein MSERIYNFSAGPAILPEEVLKEAQADFYNYKNTGMSVMEMSHRSKAYEAIIKTAEADLRKLLNIGDNYAVLFLQGGATLQFSMVPQNLMPPAKKADYILTGAWAKKAAKEAKREGTVNIAASTETENFIRIPKQNELKLSSDASYVHYTSNNTIFGTQFKYIPETGNIPLVCDTSSDMLHNYFDVNKFGLIYAGAQKNMGPSGVVLVIIRKDLLERSSDNLHTYMNYKIHVENESMYNTPATFGVYIMGLVFKWLLNLGGLEVMYNMNLEKANILYDYMDESDGYYKGTAVKEDRSLMNVTFRLPSEELEKKIIAEATAKGFSGLKGHRSVGGLRASIYNAFPKKGVEELVEFMKDFKKNN
- a CDS encoding glycerate kinase, with product MKILIAPDKFKDSLTSQQVCDGIENGIKNISSKIKIAKIPLADGGEGSLTVLEKIIPFKKTYLTVANPKFKTIKTYYGIYKKSAYIELALTSGLQLLKKKDRNPMFTTSYGTGEIILDAISKGVKRIFLFVGGSATNDAGIGIASALGYLFKDEHGKILKPIGKNLTHIKSIENTNKVTFDKIEFIILTDVENNLFGKNGASYIYAKQKGANDSEIIELDKGLRNFSKVVKNNLGINISKIKGGGAAGGIAAGLNAFCDAKIFSGIETVMNLLKIEKQILNADLIITGEGFFDKQTLKGKVVNGIIDICNKHNKPIGVICGDTNLKQKDFNKLKLKFVKTIKTKEISKKNAMENASKYLVGISEELMIDKLNLD
- the hutH gene encoding histidine ammonia-lyase produces the protein MVRNKKLVIDGNTLTLEKIEFFLNENPQVILSEESKRNVIKTRKLIDKWIEEDQVIYGVTTGFGEFSNVKISKNDLEKLQENLIVSHAAGVGENLPPFIIKIMMLLRANALAKGYSGIKLTTLELLLEFINNNIIPVIPSQGSVGSSGDLAPLSHLVLSLIGKGKSQKFNFVNCETTNFTKPVSTKNLLKKFNLTPIKLGAKEGLALVNGTQMMTAFAAFISIQAKKLAMQADISAALSHEALRATDKAYDLRLHNLRPFDGQINTAKNMLALIKNSEIRKSHLENDTRVQDSYSLRCIPQIHGASKDAINYVCSKVEIELNSANDNPLIFPAEGDHIEGGNFHGQPMALAMDFMAIALSEIANVSERRIERLVNGQLSNLPRFLTKNGGLNSGFMIAQYTAASLVSENKTLSHPASVDSIPTSANQEDHNSMGSIASRKCYQILQNVQTVIAIEMLVASQGIEFLKPLKCGVGTSAAYKKIREVVKPLNHDRELHIDIQKVLKIVKDNSLLKSVENKVKLF
- the hflX gene encoding GTPase HflX, which encodes MIETTQIVIDRAILVALKTREISDDRIDEHLLELEMLTKTAGAETILKIVQDKSKMDSAFYIGKGKAEEIAELAEMNEITIIIFDDDLTPTQLRNLEKLINRKVVDRSGLILDIFAQHAKTNEAKTQVELAQLQYLLPRLTRAWTHLSKQYGGIRTKGPGETQIETDRRIVRTRISALKDKLKKIESQQKTKSLGREELIKTTLVGYTNAGKSTLLNLLTEAAVLAENKLFATLDSTTRSFELSPKKKILITDTVGFIRKLPHHLVASFKSTLNVVKEADLILHVIDITNPFFEDHIKVVEETLESLECKNKPTIKIFNKIDALEDKSKIDYVKNHFPNCIIISAERGINIGSLKNIFLEFYEHNFVTNKIRTDHAKGNLVAKVHSLVDDLKTTYDDFGITLEYKTSKQIHEQIMRLFNGKK
- a CDS encoding BatA and WFA domain-containing protein codes for the protein MVFLNPAILLGLLAASIPILIHLLNFRKLKKVEFSSVSFLKELQKSKIKKIKIKQWLLLFLRTLLIILLVLAFARPTFEGTNIISSASAKSSTIFVLDNSLSMTYLTDKGTKFNQSKKIIKEIITNIDEGNDFYFITTSDSVKNTTNKNTALKFLEEIKITQLTKPLSKTIEEAKSILTKAQNINKEIFVFSDFQKNTFYFNIDSVSSDENIKIYSFDISEQHEDNFSVSNLVLNNAIIEVDKSLNFSADVSNYSENNGDNLSLSLFVNNERVSQKNISIPSFQTNKVDFETTLKSTGLIEAKVVLEDDNLVEDNSCYLNFEVLDKINILLLYENVDDIQFLNSAIKSVSTSERFEITQKPINNIAFLTLNNFDIIFIVTSGNINTDKIHNYLLSNGKVVIFPNDNPDINKFNILLAKINLKSVQKYISTENTNLNYAEFGFVDFSHPLFKSLFPDKNKQQIESPNIYRYLQFTDNQKLNSIIKLNNENIFLGETEFQKGKIILFATSPKLQSGNFPIKSIFAPLITRIILYSTTNQENQNFIVGDIIPLDVRKYNFPVLEIIAPNFDEKINLQNLKNDKFLFRNTQISGSYKFYNNKKLLDFANVNLNPDESDLRKIEIDSLRYFYEKLFNQNFTFVKSNEDYLNKIKNARFGTELWKLFLLLAFLIALLEMFVARSSKKDLMNFNQN
- a CDS encoding SpoIID/LytB domain-containing protein, with the translated sequence MKKEPNVSVAILSDTSIEFILYGEFVTNFSSEIFNGKITAKIENELIKLTSDSFEFNNLEEILFTPTDDISDTFLLKNVTIGLNFHWEQKQTQRFAGKLKIIVSNDKLTIINIIPVEQYLQSVISSEMSPTSSLELLKSHAIISRSWLLAQIEKRTKLINNDKSYTSQIISESEIIKWYDREDHNLFDVCADDHCQRYQGITKNYAHNAELAVNATIGLVLYFDNNICDTRFSKSCGGVTETFENVWENSPHPYLKSIVDYKFEPDGYNTNLTNEDSAVKWIKNSPVAFCNTKDSKILEQVLNNYDQTTTDFYRWNVNYSQEEISEIIKTKSGINFGDIIDLIPISRGYSGRIIKLKIIGTLKTLIVGKELEIRKLLSHSHLYSSAFYIEKGGIENNIPKSFKLVGAGWGHGVGLCQIGAAVMGEKGFRFDEILLHYFRGAQIKKIY